From one Catenuloplanes nepalensis genomic stretch:
- a CDS encoding glycosyltransferase — MRIAMVAAGTAAGELAAALGRLGHDVREYDAAGKPAGERLGAAWSDDDWGPEVIHAHGWAAGVAALASGAAPLVQAFHGLSGPAPANGAGPDERRTYERLLCRVADRIIAGSTDECGELLRLGVPRGRITLVPPGVDCELFTPVGDPMPRMRPRVLAVADGATWAGDLVRAMRMVPDAEAVVLGGPPELAGLAERCRVADRVVLHRAVPRDERPAWFRSADVAVCAPWRDPSGSAPIEAMACGVPVVGTATGLVRDAVIDGLTGELVPPRDPRALGMAIRALLADNLRRFTAATAALDRARQVYPWPRIADRTAVVCLAACGQALPVAAEELSVRS, encoded by the coding sequence ATGCGTATCGCGATGGTGGCCGCCGGAACGGCGGCCGGCGAGCTCGCGGCCGCGCTCGGCCGGCTCGGGCACGACGTGCGCGAGTACGACGCCGCCGGTAAACCCGCCGGTGAGCGGCTCGGCGCGGCCTGGTCGGACGACGACTGGGGCCCGGAGGTGATCCACGCGCACGGCTGGGCGGCCGGCGTCGCCGCGCTCGCGTCCGGAGCCGCCCCGCTGGTCCAGGCCTTCCACGGGCTGAGCGGGCCGGCGCCGGCGAACGGCGCGGGCCCGGACGAGCGCCGCACCTACGAACGCCTGCTGTGCCGGGTCGCCGACCGGATCATCGCCGGGTCGACCGACGAGTGCGGCGAACTGCTGCGGCTCGGCGTGCCGCGCGGCCGGATCACGCTGGTCCCGCCGGGCGTCGACTGCGAGCTGTTCACCCCCGTCGGCGACCCGATGCCCCGGATGCGCCCACGCGTGCTCGCGGTCGCGGACGGCGCCACCTGGGCCGGTGACCTGGTCCGCGCGATGCGGATGGTGCCGGACGCGGAGGCGGTGGTGCTGGGTGGCCCGCCCGAGCTGGCCGGCCTCGCCGAGCGCTGCCGCGTCGCCGACCGGGTCGTGCTGCATCGCGCCGTGCCCCGCGACGAGCGCCCGGCCTGGTTCCGCTCCGCCGACGTGGCGGTCTGCGCGCCGTGGCGCGACCCGTCCGGCAGCGCGCCGATCGAGGCGATGGCGTGCGGTGTGCCCGTGGTCGGCACCGCGACCGGTCTGGTCCGGGACGCGGTGATCGACGGGCTGACCGGCGAGCTGGTGCCGCCGCGGGACCCGCGCGCGCTCGGCATGGCGATCCGCGCGCTGCTGGCCGACAACCTGCGCCGGTTCACCGCGGCCACCGCCGCGCTGGACCGTGCCCGTCAGGTGTACCCGTGGCCGCGGATCGCCGACCGTACCGCCGTGGTGTGTCTTGCGGCCTGTGGTCAGGCCCTGCCGGTCGCGGCGGAGGAACTTTCCGTGCGGTCTTAG
- a CDS encoding amidase: MEVHEYASHDATGLRELIASGQVKPQEVEDAARHALAAAHADLNALTGPLYEPALAHDPDGPLGGVPFLIKDSGPVARGTAFRLGSRAIRGVVAQADTELMARFRAAGLVTLGQTTAPEFGLSFSTEPVLHGPTRNPWAPERGVGGSSGGAAALVAAGAVPVAHANDGAGSIRIPAAACGLVGLKPTRGRVPVGPAAGEIGFGESHEFALARTVRDTARLLDAVSAPHHGEKHQTPPPARSFAHEITLRPERLRVAICVEPWSGVAVDPEVADATTTVGELLEWLGHTVEPARPELAAEDVVEALMLGGIAAGLAVLRGGRGRRPDPSLLEAVSRAFLREAEAATAMDVLTLLDAQHRVTHPIGAFFTRYDVLVTPTLGQLPAPHGTLRYDDPGQDARGWLRRILEYGPFTAPFNVSGTPAISLPLGQSRTGLPIGVQLAAGHAREDLLLRLSAQLEEAAPWRERAPSLFVG, from the coding sequence ATGGAGGTGCACGAGTACGCGAGCCACGACGCCACCGGCCTGCGCGAGCTGATCGCGTCCGGCCAGGTCAAGCCGCAGGAGGTGGAGGACGCGGCCCGGCACGCGCTGGCCGCCGCGCACGCGGACCTCAACGCGCTGACCGGCCCGCTCTACGAGCCCGCGCTCGCGCACGACCCGGACGGCCCGCTCGGCGGCGTGCCGTTCCTGATCAAGGACAGCGGCCCGGTCGCCCGCGGCACCGCGTTCCGGCTGGGCAGCCGCGCGATCCGGGGCGTGGTCGCGCAGGCCGACACCGAGCTGATGGCCCGCTTCCGCGCGGCCGGGCTGGTCACGCTCGGCCAGACCACCGCGCCGGAGTTCGGGCTGAGCTTCTCCACCGAACCGGTGCTGCACGGCCCCACCCGCAACCCGTGGGCGCCGGAGCGGGGCGTCGGCGGTTCCAGCGGCGGCGCGGCCGCACTGGTGGCGGCCGGTGCGGTGCCGGTCGCGCACGCGAACGACGGCGCCGGCTCGATCCGGATCCCGGCCGCCGCGTGCGGGCTGGTCGGCCTGAAACCGACGCGCGGCCGGGTGCCGGTCGGCCCGGCCGCCGGTGAGATCGGCTTCGGCGAGTCGCACGAGTTCGCGCTGGCCCGCACGGTCCGCGACACCGCCCGGCTGCTCGACGCGGTCAGCGCGCCGCACCACGGCGAGAAGCACCAGACCCCGCCACCGGCACGCTCGTTCGCGCACGAGATCACCCTGCGCCCGGAACGACTGCGCGTCGCGATCTGCGTCGAGCCGTGGTCCGGCGTAGCCGTCGATCCCGAGGTCGCGGACGCCACCACCACGGTCGGCGAGCTGCTCGAATGGCTCGGCCACACGGTCGAGCCGGCTCGCCCGGAGCTCGCCGCGGAGGACGTGGTCGAGGCGCTGATGCTGGGTGGCATCGCCGCCGGCCTGGCGGTGCTGCGCGGCGGTCGCGGCCGGCGGCCGGACCCGTCGCTGCTGGAGGCGGTCTCCCGTGCGTTCCTCCGCGAGGCCGAGGCCGCCACCGCGATGGACGTGCTCACGCTCCTCGACGCGCAGCACCGGGTGACCCACCCGATCGGCGCCTTCTTCACCCGGTACGACGTGCTGGTCACGCCCACGCTCGGGCAGCTACCCGCGCCGCACGGCACGCTGCGCTACGACGACCCCGGTCAGGACGCGCGCGGCTGGCTGCGCCGGATCCTGGAGTACGGCCCGTTCACCGCGCCGTTCAACGTCTCCGGCACGCCCGCGATCAGCCTGCCGCTCGGCCAGAGCCGCACCGGCCTGCCGATCGGCGTCCAGCTCGCGGCCGGCCATGCCCGCGAGGACCTGCTGCTGCGGCTGTCCGCCCAGTTGGAGGAGGCGGCGCCGTGGCGGGAGCGCGCGCCTTCGTTGTTCGTCGGCTGA
- a CDS encoding SDR family NAD(P)-dependent oxidoreductase, with product MAVVTGGNGGLGLETVTALAAKRAHVIMAARSRARAVAARDRIIAAHPGAEVEIVLLDLAELASVERAAGEIRTAHTTIDLLINNAGVMAVPPAATADGFEIHLGVNHLGHWALTAHLLPAITRTPGARVVTLTSGAQHFARPITIKGHTPRGYGGWRAYDESKLANRHFAQGLDRQFRSAGLSARALTAHPGFANSDLMDRATGAGPRGAIMFPMARTMGMSAERGALSQLRAATDPRAEGGTMAGPRWQISGPPVLRRLIRPGADRAIRALWEFSRAATGLDVDVTRALAGTTAGTAAGTTAGTATGTTVGTATGTTVGTAAGTGAGART from the coding sequence GTGGCAGTGGTTACCGGCGGTAACGGCGGACTCGGCCTGGAGACCGTGACCGCGCTCGCGGCGAAACGCGCACACGTGATCATGGCGGCGCGCAGCCGGGCCCGGGCCGTGGCCGCCCGCGACCGGATCATCGCGGCCCATCCCGGCGCCGAGGTCGAGATCGTGCTGCTCGACCTGGCCGAGCTGGCCTCGGTCGAACGCGCGGCCGGCGAGATCCGGACCGCCCACACCACCATCGATCTGCTGATCAACAACGCGGGCGTGATGGCGGTGCCGCCGGCCGCCACGGCGGACGGTTTCGAGATCCACCTCGGCGTCAACCACCTCGGCCACTGGGCACTCACCGCACACCTGCTCCCCGCGATCACGCGCACGCCCGGCGCCCGGGTGGTGACGCTGACCAGCGGCGCCCAGCACTTCGCCCGGCCGATCACGATCAAGGGCCACACCCCGCGCGGGTACGGGGGCTGGCGCGCCTACGACGAGTCCAAGCTCGCCAACCGGCACTTCGCACAGGGGCTGGACCGGCAGTTCCGGTCCGCCGGCCTCTCCGCCCGCGCGCTCACCGCGCACCCCGGCTTCGCGAACTCGGACCTGATGGACCGCGCCACCGGCGCCGGCCCGCGCGGTGCCATCATGTTCCCGATGGCGCGCACGATGGGCATGTCGGCGGAGCGCGGCGCCCTGAGCCAGCTGCGCGCCGCGACCGATCCGCGCGCCGAGGGCGGCACCATGGCCGGCCCGCGCTGGCAGATCTCCGGCCCGCCGGTCCTCCGCCGGCTGATCCGGCCGGGCGCCGACCGGGCGATCCGCGCACTGTGGGAGTTCTCCCGCGCCGCGACCGGCCTCGACGTCGACGTGACCCGCGCTCTGGCCGGCACCACAGCCGGCACCGCGGCCGGCACCACAGCCGGCACCGCGACCGGCACCACAGTCGGCACCGCGACCGGCACCACAGTCGGCACGGCGGCGGGCACCGGGGCGGGCGCGCGGACGTGA
- a CDS encoding SanA/YdcF family protein, producing MKRLFSWLSWFTWRRVALIVLVGGATATATVIASESWIEGRAEGHVHSIESVPAAPVALVLGTQVLRTGEPGDFLAARLETARQLYLTGKVRAILVSGDNGRREYDEPTAMYAWLVHNGVPPEHVVRDYAGFDTYDSCFRAKEIFGVDRAIVVTQSFHIARSVTLCRELGIDTSGVGDDTVRETYPANWRQASTREHLAHVKAVFDLITGREPIHLGPAETGVTDAVA from the coding sequence GTGAAACGCCTCTTCTCCTGGCTGTCGTGGTTCACCTGGCGGCGCGTGGCGCTGATCGTCCTCGTGGGCGGCGCCACCGCCACCGCCACCGTGATCGCCAGCGAGAGCTGGATCGAGGGACGCGCCGAGGGCCACGTGCACTCGATCGAGTCGGTCCCGGCCGCGCCGGTCGCGCTGGTGCTCGGCACCCAGGTGCTGCGCACCGGCGAGCCCGGTGACTTCCTGGCCGCGCGCCTGGAGACGGCCCGGCAGCTCTACCTGACCGGCAAGGTGCGGGCCATCCTGGTCTCCGGTGACAACGGCCGCCGGGAGTACGACGAGCCGACCGCCATGTACGCCTGGCTGGTCCACAACGGCGTCCCGCCGGAGCACGTGGTGCGCGACTACGCGGGCTTCGACACGTACGACTCGTGCTTCCGCGCCAAGGAGATCTTCGGCGTCGACCGCGCGATCGTGGTCACCCAGAGCTTCCACATCGCCCGATCCGTCACGCTCTGCCGCGAGCTCGGCATCGACACCTCCGGTGTCGGCGACGACACGGTCCGCGAGACGTACCCGGCGAACTGGCGTCAGGCGTCCACCCGGGAACACCTCGCCCACGTGAAGGCCGTCTTCGACCTGATCACCGGCCGCGAGCCGATCCACCTCGGCCCGGCCGAGACCGGCGTGACCGACGCCGTCGCCTGA
- the mmsB gene encoding multiple monosaccharide ABC transporter permease has product MSSVAPATGGITTNTAKVPGGGGPKGANGGFSINLRQSGIYIAFALIVVGFAVATDGQLLGFQNISNIIIQHSYILILAIGMILIIIAGHIDLSVGSVVATTGAISAVLMVNMNVPWPLAIVLTLIVGGVIGAWQGYWVAYFGIPAFIVTLAGMLLFRAVAMQVLGNQGIGPFPDEIRTIANGFTPGTLGNVALGPLGGADIITLLVGILVCAGMVVSQLRTRRARIGYQQSVEPMAILVLRNVIAIAVIMTIVVQLARFKNLPWVLVLLAGLVLLYTLIANRTVFGRHIYAIGGNLQAASLSGVKVKRVTFWLFVNMGVLAAVAGIILSGRLNVALPGAGNTFELDAIAAAFIGGAAVQGGVGKVVGAITGGLIMAVINNGMSLLGSEPAEVMLAKGGVLLLAVALDVWAKRRAGATR; this is encoded by the coding sequence ATGAGTAGCGTCGCGCCGGCGACCGGCGGTATCACCACCAACACGGCCAAGGTGCCGGGTGGAGGCGGCCCGAAGGGCGCCAATGGCGGGTTCTCGATCAATCTGCGCCAGAGTGGCATCTACATCGCGTTCGCCCTGATCGTCGTGGGCTTCGCGGTGGCCACGGACGGCCAGCTGCTGGGCTTCCAGAACATCAGCAACATCATCATCCAGCACTCGTACATCCTGATCCTCGCGATCGGGATGATCCTGATCATCATCGCCGGCCACATCGACCTCTCGGTCGGCTCCGTGGTGGCGACCACCGGCGCGATATCCGCCGTACTGATGGTCAACATGAACGTGCCGTGGCCGCTGGCCATCGTGCTCACGCTCATCGTCGGCGGCGTGATCGGCGCCTGGCAGGGCTACTGGGTCGCGTACTTCGGCATCCCCGCGTTCATCGTCACGCTGGCCGGCATGCTGCTGTTCCGCGCGGTCGCCATGCAGGTCCTGGGCAACCAGGGCATCGGCCCGTTCCCGGACGAGATCCGCACGATCGCCAACGGCTTCACGCCCGGCACACTCGGCAACGTGGCGCTCGGCCCGCTCGGCGGCGCGGACATCATCACGCTGCTCGTCGGCATCCTGGTCTGCGCCGGCATGGTCGTCTCCCAGCTGCGCACCCGCCGGGCCCGGATCGGCTACCAGCAGTCGGTCGAGCCGATGGCGATCCTGGTGCTCCGCAACGTGATCGCCATCGCCGTGATCATGACGATCGTGGTGCAGCTGGCCCGCTTCAAGAACCTGCCCTGGGTGCTCGTGCTGCTCGCCGGCCTGGTCCTGCTCTACACGCTGATCGCGAACCGCACCGTCTTCGGCCGCCACATCTACGCGATCGGCGGCAACCTGCAGGCCGCGTCGCTGTCCGGCGTCAAGGTCAAGCGCGTCACGTTCTGGCTCTTCGTCAACATGGGCGTGCTCGCCGCGGTCGCCGGCATCATCCTCTCCGGCCGCCTCAACGTGGCGCTTCCCGGCGCCGGCAACACGTTCGAACTGGACGCCATCGCGGCCGCGTTCATCGGCGGCGCCGCGGTCCAGGGCGGCGTGGGCAAGGTCGTCGGCGCCATCACCGGCGGCCTCATCATGGCCGTCATCAACAATGGCATGTCCCTCCTCGGCTCCGAGCCGGCCGAGGTCATGCTGGCCAAGGGCGGCGTGCTGCTGCTCGCGGTCGCGCTCGACGTCTGGGCCAAGCGCCGCGCCGGCGCGACCCGCTGA
- a CDS encoding MerR family transcriptional regulator — translation MSLLTIGAFARLSRLSPRALRLYDDLGLLPPAVVDPSTGYRLYDPEQLERARLVAWLRRLGMPLARIREVCAMPPPDAAEAVAGFRDRIAREAQAREQLATFLVDYLSGRGSPMSDLGIRYAARTDTGQGRDSNEDVAYAGSRLLAVADGMRGPAGLRASSTAIEALKPLETAVVPAGDLLNALSDAIGAADESIRATGSVTTLTALLWSGSQLALVHIGDSRAYLLRDDELFRITTDHTLVQSMVDDGRLTADEARSHPQRALLARALGHDSTPDLTLHTPRAGDRYLLCSDGLSAVVSPAALESTLRTTPDPAATVDALIALAYIENAPDNIACVVADITPL, via the coding sequence GTGTCCCTGCTGACCATCGGGGCGTTCGCCCGCCTGAGCCGGCTCTCGCCCAGGGCGCTGCGCCTCTACGACGACCTCGGCCTGCTGCCACCGGCCGTCGTGGACCCGTCGACCGGCTACCGGCTCTACGATCCGGAACAGCTGGAACGCGCTCGGCTGGTCGCCTGGTTGCGCCGGCTCGGCATGCCGCTGGCCCGCATCCGCGAGGTCTGCGCCATGCCACCGCCGGACGCGGCCGAGGCCGTCGCCGGGTTCCGGGACCGGATCGCCCGCGAGGCGCAGGCCCGCGAGCAACTCGCCACCTTCCTCGTCGACTACCTGTCAGGAAGGGGCTCCCCCATGTCAGACCTGGGTATCCGCTACGCCGCACGCACCGACACCGGCCAGGGCCGGGACAGCAACGAGGACGTCGCCTACGCCGGATCCCGCCTGCTCGCCGTCGCGGACGGCATGCGCGGCCCGGCCGGCCTGCGCGCCAGCAGCACCGCGATCGAGGCGCTCAAGCCGCTCGAAACCGCCGTTGTCCCGGCCGGCGACCTGCTCAACGCGCTCTCCGACGCCATCGGCGCGGCCGACGAGAGCATCCGCGCCACCGGCTCTGTCACCACGCTCACCGCGCTGCTCTGGTCCGGCTCGCAGCTGGCCCTGGTCCACATCGGTGACTCCCGTGCCTATCTGCTGCGCGACGACGAACTGTTCCGCATCACCACCGACCACACGCTGGTCCAATCCATGGTGGACGACGGCAGACTGACCGCCGACGAGGCCCGCTCCCACCCGCAGCGCGCACTGCTGGCCCGCGCACTCGGCCACGACTCCACTCCCGACCTCACCCTGCACACCCCCCGCGCCGGCGACCGCTACCTCCTCTGCTCCGACGGTCTCTCCGCCGTCGTCTCCCCCGCCGCCCTGGAGAGCACGCTCCGCACCACCCCCGACCCGGCCGCCACCGTCGACGCCCTGATCGCCCTCGCCTACATCGAGAACGCCCCCGACAACATCGCCTGCGTGGTCGCCGACATCACCCCACTCTGA
- a CDS encoding SRPBCC family protein, whose amino-acid sequence MAKVEQVIPATPAQVWAALADGWTYSDWVVGTVHIRDVDEAWPAPGSRLFHKAGPWPFSLHDGSRVIESEPERRLVLRVGIWPIGEATVAMTLTPHGTDATHITFVEEPVAGPFKWVHTKLNDLVLHQRNRESLRRLADVASRQKAAAEKTTS is encoded by the coding sequence ATGGCGAAGGTCGAGCAGGTCATCCCGGCAACCCCGGCGCAGGTGTGGGCCGCGCTCGCGGACGGCTGGACGTACAGCGACTGGGTGGTCGGCACCGTCCACATCCGCGACGTCGACGAGGCCTGGCCCGCACCCGGGTCCCGCCTGTTCCACAAGGCCGGCCCATGGCCGTTCTCGCTGCACGACGGCTCCCGGGTGATCGAGTCCGAGCCGGAGCGGCGGCTGGTGCTGCGCGTCGGCATCTGGCCGATCGGCGAGGCGACCGTCGCCATGACGCTCACGCCGCACGGCACCGATGCCACGCACATCACGTTCGTCGAGGAACCGGTGGCCGGGCCGTTCAAGTGGGTGCACACCAAGCTGAACGACCTGGTCCTGCACCAGCGCAACCGGGAGTCCCTGCGCCGGCTCGCCGACGTGGCGTCCCGGCAGAAGGCCGCGGCGGAGAAAACCACCTCATAA
- a CDS encoding CehA/McbA family metallohydrolase — protein sequence MTAHHHVTRRTLLAGAGGVLLLAAAPPAPARASATGAGRASMITQGTTLVHADLHNHTLLSDGDGDPALAFSSMRSAGLDVAAITDHTTLFSIEGLSRSEWNRVGALADAADDPGAYTAIRGFEWSNPLLGHVNVWFTADFVDLGGATGMGRLHDWIEAAGGLASFNHPGREIGRFGDFALDTGARDHMVSMEIFNRTDDYLFDGWPSGQSSPLNRCLNAGWRTGLSGVSDEHGTDWGYPEGKGRTGLWVTANTRADVQSAMRARRFFATRESGLRVDATANGVRMGGTLPVSSGDVTFAVDLDRGPDWTGLPLQIQVLRPGTRAPEVADVVDAAAGSVTTFTVRLDAADGDWVVLRVADPARANASPGPDGHAANDYGVAYASPFWLSA from the coding sequence GTGACCGCACACCACCACGTGACACGCCGCACCCTGCTGGCCGGCGCGGGCGGGGTCCTGCTGCTCGCCGCCGCACCGCCGGCCCCGGCCAGGGCCTCCGCCACCGGCGCCGGCCGCGCCTCGATGATCACCCAGGGGACCACGCTGGTCCACGCCGACCTGCACAACCACACGCTGCTGTCGGACGGTGACGGCGACCCCGCGCTCGCGTTCTCCTCGATGCGCTCCGCCGGGCTGGACGTCGCCGCGATCACCGACCACACCACGCTCTTCTCGATCGAGGGCCTGTCCCGCAGTGAGTGGAACCGGGTCGGCGCGCTCGCGGACGCGGCCGACGACCCGGGGGCGTACACCGCGATCCGCGGCTTCGAGTGGTCGAACCCGCTGCTGGGGCACGTCAACGTCTGGTTCACGGCCGACTTCGTGGACCTGGGCGGCGCCACCGGCATGGGCCGCCTCCACGACTGGATCGAGGCGGCCGGCGGCCTCGCCAGTTTCAACCACCCGGGCCGCGAGATCGGCCGGTTCGGCGACTTCGCGCTGGACACCGGCGCGCGCGACCACATGGTCTCGATGGAGATCTTCAACCGCACCGACGACTACCTGTTCGACGGCTGGCCGAGCGGGCAGAGCTCGCCGCTGAACCGCTGCCTGAACGCGGGCTGGCGGACCGGCCTCTCCGGCGTCTCCGACGAGCACGGCACCGACTGGGGCTACCCGGAGGGGAAGGGCCGCACCGGCCTCTGGGTCACCGCGAACACGCGCGCCGACGTGCAGTCCGCGATGCGCGCGCGGCGGTTCTTCGCCACCCGCGAGTCCGGCCTGCGCGTCGACGCCACCGCGAACGGTGTCCGGATGGGCGGCACGCTGCCGGTCTCGTCCGGCGACGTCACGTTCGCGGTCGACCTGGATCGCGGCCCGGACTGGACCGGCCTGCCGCTGCAGATCCAGGTGCTGCGGCCGGGCACGCGCGCGCCCGAGGTCGCGGACGTGGTCGACGCCGCGGCCGGCAGCGTGACCACGTTCACGGTCCGGCTGGACGCGGCCGACGGCGACTGGGTGGTGCTGCGCGTGGCCGACCCGGCGCGGGCGAACGCGAGCCCGGGACCCGACGGGCACGCGGCCAACGACTACGGCGTGGCGTACGCGAGCCCGTTCTGGCTCTCGGCCTGA
- a CDS encoding AraC family transcriptional regulator, with the protein MSPTGFTLSPAIAVMFADLGIPAGPVLRAAGLPGDLFVHGPVTLTPEQFYRCWTAMEEASGDPAFAVRAAGRMSTETFHPPIFAALCSPHLRRAAERIAVHKRLIGPQRVLIGRGDELHLTMRWPADPVPPPGLRAYELAIWVALARLATRAQVVPTRFATPDPPAGAVAEAWRDFLGVPFQRADDAVVVFAAQDARRPFLTENTEMWRIFEPDLRRRLADLERAESTAARVRAALIELLPAGEGTATGVARRLALSGRTLQRRLAAEDTTFQGVLDATRHALARSYLDRPDISVTEIAFLLGYDDPGSFYRAFRSWSGTTPHRSRALP; encoded by the coding sequence GTGAGCCCGACCGGATTCACGCTCAGCCCGGCGATCGCGGTGATGTTCGCGGACCTCGGCATTCCGGCCGGTCCGGTGCTGCGCGCCGCCGGCTTGCCCGGGGATCTGTTCGTGCACGGCCCGGTGACGCTCACCCCGGAGCAGTTCTACCGCTGCTGGACCGCGATGGAGGAGGCCTCCGGCGACCCGGCGTTCGCGGTGCGGGCGGCCGGGCGGATGAGCACGGAGACGTTCCACCCGCCGATCTTCGCCGCGCTGTGCAGCCCGCACCTGCGCCGCGCGGCCGAGCGGATCGCCGTGCACAAGCGCCTGATCGGCCCGCAGCGCGTGCTGATCGGCCGCGGCGACGAGTTGCACCTGACCATGCGATGGCCGGCCGATCCGGTGCCGCCGCCCGGACTGCGCGCCTACGAGCTGGCGATCTGGGTGGCGCTGGCCCGCCTCGCCACCCGCGCCCAGGTGGTGCCGACCCGGTTCGCCACGCCGGACCCGCCGGCCGGCGCGGTGGCGGAGGCGTGGCGCGACTTCCTCGGCGTGCCGTTCCAGCGGGCCGACGACGCGGTGGTCGTCTTCGCGGCCCAGGACGCGCGGCGCCCGTTCCTGACCGAGAACACCGAGATGTGGCGGATCTTCGAGCCGGACCTGCGCCGTCGCCTGGCCGATCTGGAGCGCGCCGAGTCGACGGCGGCGCGGGTGCGGGCCGCGCTGATCGAGCTGCTCCCGGCCGGCGAGGGCACCGCGACCGGCGTCGCCCGCCGCCTCGCGCTGAGCGGCCGCACACTGCAACGCCGTCTCGCCGCGGAGGACACCACGTTCCAGGGCGTCCTCGACGCTACGCGGCACGCGCTCGCCCGCTCCTACCTCGACCGCCCGGACATCTCGGTCACCGAGATCGCGTTCCTCCTCGGCTACGACGACCCCGGCTCGTTCTATCGCGCCTTCCGCTCCTGGTCCGGCACCACCCCCCACCGATCCCGCGCCCTCCCCTGA
- a CDS encoding helix-turn-helix domain-containing protein, with the protein MADSIRLDDPRALRAYAHPLRLSLVGLLRRNGPMTATQCAAALDENVPNCSFHLRQLAKYGLAERVPGADARERPWRATAMDTSWADDSDDPEMRAAADQLNAVILARYTRIAESYLATRVRETVEWRRAAGFGDYMIYVTAEELSALSARFDELLEPYGDPQRRAEGSRPVSVVQLTIPRDES; encoded by the coding sequence ATGGCTGATTCGATCCGGCTCGACGACCCGCGCGCGCTGCGGGCCTATGCCCATCCGCTGCGCCTCAGCCTGGTCGGGCTGCTCCGGCGCAACGGGCCGATGACCGCGACCCAGTGCGCGGCCGCGCTCGACGAGAACGTGCCGAACTGCTCGTTCCACCTGCGGCAGCTCGCGAAGTACGGGCTGGCCGAGCGGGTGCCCGGGGCGGACGCGCGGGAGCGGCCGTGGCGCGCGACCGCGATGGACACGTCCTGGGCCGACGACTCCGACGACCCGGAGATGCGGGCCGCGGCCGACCAGCTCAACGCCGTGATCCTGGCGCGGTATACGCGGATAGCCGAGTCCTACCTCGCGACGCGCGTGCGGGAGACGGTCGAGTGGCGGCGGGCGGCCGGCTTCGGTGACTACATGATCTACGTGACCGCGGAGGAGCTGTCCGCGCTGTCCGCGCGCTTCGACGAGCTGCTCGAGCCGTACGGCGATCCGCAACGGCGAGCCGAGGGCTCCCGGCCGGTCAGCGTGGTGCAGCTGACGATTCCGAGGGACGAATCGTGA
- a CDS encoding DUF4291 domain-containing protein, with translation MSDTVPARQVRAVFTDETITVYQAYSPEIALPALAAGRFVPPFRPGRMTWIKPSFLWMMYRCGWATKPGQEFVLAIGLRRPGFADALRTAVPSHHTPGDRYPGRAEWSRAVKRSDVRVQWDPERDLRLNALPYRSLQVGLSGGASARYAGEWIASIEDVTPLARHIHALAGTDPAAAQALLPPERAYPLPGDVAAVIDATGPANP, from the coding sequence GTGTCCGACACCGTCCCCGCCCGGCAGGTCCGCGCGGTCTTCACCGACGAGACGATCACGGTCTATCAGGCGTATTCGCCCGAGATCGCGCTGCCGGCCCTCGCGGCCGGCCGTTTCGTGCCGCCGTTCCGCCCGGGGCGGATGACGTGGATCAAGCCGTCGTTCCTCTGGATGATGTACCGCTGCGGCTGGGCCACCAAGCCGGGCCAGGAGTTCGTGCTCGCGATCGGCCTCCGGCGGCCCGGGTTCGCAGACGCGCTGCGCACCGCCGTGCCCAGCCACCACACCCCCGGCGACCGCTACCCCGGTCGCGCCGAGTGGTCGCGCGCCGTGAAGCGCAGCGACGTCCGCGTGCAGTGGGACCCGGAGCGTGACCTGCGGTTGAACGCGCTGCCGTACCGATCGCTGCAGGTGGGTCTGTCCGGCGGGGCCTCCGCGCGGTACGCCGGCGAGTGGATCGCCTCGATCGAGGACGTCACGCCGCTCGCCCGGCACATCCACGCGCTCGCCGGCACCGATCCCGCGGCCGCGCAGGCGCTGCTTCCGCCCGAGCGCGCCTACCCGCTGCCCGGCGACGTCGCCGCCGTCATCGACGCGACGGGTCCCGCAAATCCCTGA